Genomic window (Candidatus Tanganyikabacteria bacterium):
CTAAAACTCATGCCTATGAGCTCCTGATAGCGCCGCGAATGACTCCGGCCGGCGTCTTTCCGGCGGAAGCCGGAATCTAGCCAGATCCCGCCATTTGCGGCGGGGAGCCAGTCATCCGCGGCACTCGCGTTACTTTGCGGACTTTCCTGGCGAGCCTGGCCGAGGGCGCGATCATCGAGGAGATCCCGGTCGACTTCCTGACGCTTACCGCCGACGACGTCCGGGCCGTGATCGCCTTTGCGGCGGCTTCCGCACAGGAGGACTTGCCGGTGCCCGGAGTCCCTGGCATTCGTTGAGGATCAAGATCGACGAGAACCTGCCGGAGGCGTTGGCCCGGGGCCTGCGCTCGCTGGGCCACGACGTCGATACCGTGCCCGAAGAGGGTATGGTTGGCCGCGACGACCCTTCGGTCTGGGGGGCCGCCCAGGACGAACGCCGCTTCTTCATCACCCAGGACCCGGATTTCTCAGACGTCCGCAAGTTCATGCCCGGGTCCCACCACGGGCTCCTCCTCGTTCGGCTTGCCCAGCCGCACCGTCGTGGAGGCGCAGCCGGTGAGGCTGCCGGCGGGTGCCCGCTTCCTAAACCCACGAGGCTGCCGCCGGCCTCAGAAGCACACCTTGGCTCGGCTGGCAGCGAGAAAGGCGGTCGTGATGGCCTTGGCTAATTCTGCGCCAGCTGCTTGTCCAGCACGTCCTTGATGACCGAGAAGGGCTGGGCGCCGCGGATGATGCGGCTGACCTTGACCTTGTCGCCATCCTGAACCCCTACCAGGAACGTCGGCGTGCCACGTATGCCGGCCTTCTGGCCGGTCTCGACGTCACGCCGGACGGTGGCCGTGTACTTGCCGGAGTCGAAACATTCTTGAAAGGAGACCAAGTCCAGGCCGATGGCCTTGGCGTGATTTGCCAGGTCGAGAGGCGTCAGGGCCTTCTGGTTGGCGAACAGCAAGTCATGGTACTCGAAGTACTTGCCCTGGTCGCTGGCGCAACGCGCCGCCTCCGAGGCCTTGAAGGCCAGCGGGTGGATC
Coding sequences:
- a CDS encoding DUF433 domain-containing protein, coding for MCGGEPVIRGTRVTLRTFLASLAEGAIIEEIPVDFLTLTADDVRAVIAFAAASAQEDLPVPGVPGIR
- a CDS encoding DUF5615 family PIN-like protein, translated to MRIKIDENLPEALARGLRSLGHDVDTVPEEGMVGRDDPSVWGAAQDERRFFITQDPDFSDVRKFMPGSHHGLLLVRLAQPHRRGGAAGEAAGGCPLPKPTRLPPASEAHLGSAGSEKGGRDGLG